In Paenibacillus xylanilyticus, the genomic window TCGATTTCGGACTTTAACCCTGATTGACGTATGGATGGCTGCAGTCGTACTCATGCTCGCGCTAACCTTTTTACTTTTTGACAATGAACTGCTGCGCGTTCTCAATTTACTGTTCGTCCCCGGTTTGATTATTCTACATATGACTTATTTAGCAGGACGTAAGCGGAAGCAGTGGTGGGATCTCCGAATCATCGGTACCTCCCTGGATCATTTGCTGCCACAATCGATTCGCCACTGGGGGACCATCGGGGGCATTGTGGTAAAAGCAGGGGGACGTGGAATGGAGAAGTCTCAGAGAGCAGTTCTGGTCAAAGTTCTTATTGGACTGGCCGCATCCTTCCCGATCCTGATTGTGGTGGTTGCATTGCTGACTTCCGCAGATGGTGTATTCAATCAATATTTGTCCGGTTTTCCGGAATGGTTGAACCATCTGACTCTAACACCTGGATTTCCGAGAATGATCTGGATTATCATAGGAGGCATTTTACTCTTTAGTTATGTATGGGGATTCGTTCAACCTATGGAGTACGAAGCCGAGAAGAGGGAGAACGCCCATTGGAAAAATGAAGCCTTGTTATCACCTGCAGCAGTGAAGGACTCCGATCATGTCCATGCAGGCCAGCAGAATACGGAAACCGAATCGAGCAAGACGGGTGAAGCCAAAACCCATGTGCAAGCCATCCGTACCGGCAGGGAGACAGTGAAGCTGGATCCCATCATCGTGGGTACCATGCTGTTCGTTATAAACTGTGTGTATGTGCTGTTTGTTTTTGTACAATTTTCATACCTGTTTGGAGCAGGGAGTGGGCATCTTCCCTCTGACCTGTCATACGCAGAATATGCCCGCAGTGGCTTTGCCGAACTTGTGCTGGTCACCAGTATTAACTTTTTTATATTGATTGTTGCACTCCAATGTACTAGACCTAGCGGGAGAAGAGCTTCGATTATTCATCAGCTGCTTCTGCTTATTCTTGTGGGATGCACAGCCATCATGCTGTATTCTGCGTTTATGCGTCTTCATCTGTACGAACAGGCTTACGGGTACACGTATATTCGATTCCTGGTACATGCATTCATGATATTTCTGGCATTGCTGCTTCTCATCGCCGGTTTACGCATCCGATATACATCCATTCCGCTGCTTCGCTGGTACATTGTACTGTCAATTACAGCTTATATAGCCGTCAATTATGCGGGTATGGATAACCGAATCGCTGAGCTGAACGTGGAACGTTACCATAAGACAGGCAGCATTGATGCAGCTTATCTGGCGAATTTGTCAGCGGATGCAATTCCGCAGTTACGGAAGTTTGCGCAAGAGGAATTTCCGGCGCTGAAGGTTCATTTATTGGAGCGTGAAGCTTACATGAATGAGAGAGAAAACAGCAGTTCCTGGCCCTCTTATAACGTGGCAAGACATCGGGCTGCGAAGGAATTGTCCAAATTGAGAACGGATTAGCGAGGGATTATAACATCTGAGCCGTGAATTTATGCAAAACAGATATGTAAGTGTTATAATATAAAAATGAACCTATAAAGGGGGTGAATCCCTTGTTTGAACTTCAGGAGTTATTACCTTATTTATTCTCAATAGGGCTTATTTTCACCGTGAGCTATGCCTACATTGCCCATCTGCACTGTGGATTGACAGAGTACTGGATGGAAGGCGGAGGCGGAGACGGCGTTGAACCCGGACTCCCAACACTGACGCTGGATGGACAGCATAGACCTGAAGATTTAACCAGGATGATCAGACGTAGAGAAGCACCGGATGAAGATGAGCCAGATTGTACATCCTCGTTGGACACATGGAAACCCAATCAACGAGGAGGATATATATGGAACATAAGACAAGCAAGGGGTTCACTTTTACATCTGGCAAGGGACGGATCTATGGGCTGATTGCCATTTTATTTGCAGTCATGCTTTTGGCCGGATGCAGTAACAATGTATCGGAGATTAACGCTTCAACACCTGGATTCTTCAATCACTATATTGTATTTCCGCTGTCGTATCTGATTCAGCACATTGCAACCATCTTTGGTGGAAGTTACGGCGTCTCCATTATCGTGATTACTTTGGTCATTCGGCTTGCGCTGCTGCCTTTGATGATGCGGCAGGCGAAATCCCAGCAG contains:
- a CDS encoding DUF4153 domain-containing protein produces the protein MIQKILDSPNRALITLLSALILAVVHQYLFYGREPGVSYLIFVLLFYAFMYVFAKDRFRTLTLIDVWMAAVVLMLALTFLLFDNELLRVLNLLFVPGLIILHMTYLAGRKRKQWWDLRIIGTSLDHLLPQSIRHWGTIGGIVVKAGGRGMEKSQRAVLVKVLIGLAASFPILIVVVALLTSADGVFNQYLSGFPEWLNHLTLTPGFPRMIWIIIGGILLFSYVWGFVQPMEYEAEKRENAHWKNEALLSPAAVKDSDHVHAGQQNTETESSKTGEAKTHVQAIRTGRETVKLDPIIVGTMLFVINCVYVLFVFVQFSYLFGAGSGHLPSDLSYAEYARSGFAELVLVTSINFFILIVALQCTRPSGRRASIIHQLLLLILVGCTAIMLYSAFMRLHLYEQAYGYTYIRFLVHAFMIFLALLLLIAGLRIRYTSIPLLRWYIVLSITAYIAVNYAGMDNRIAELNVERYHKTGSIDAAYLANLSADAIPQLRKFAQEEFPALKVHLLEREAYMNERENSSSWPSYNVARHRAAKELSKLRTD